CCGGCGGCATGCGCGTGGTGGAGGCCAGCGACGTGCACGCGCTCACGGCCGGCACGGCCTTCATCTGCCCGGGCGGTCGCTGCATCGAGGTGGTGCAGCTTCAGCGGGGCTTGGGGGTGAAGGTGGTGCCGCCCGACTCCTCCGACCGCTACGTGCCGTCGGTGGACCGGCTCTTCGAGTCGGCCGCCAAGGCCTTCGGCGCCAGCACGGTGGGCGTGGTGCTCACCGGTATGGGGGACGACGGCGCCAAGGGCGTGGTGGCGCTGCGTGATGCGGGCGGCATCGTCATGGCCGAGGCGCCCGAGACCGCAGTCATCTACGGCATGCCGGGGGCGGCGGTGCGCACCGGGGCCGTGGACCGAAGCTTGCCACTGCGCGCCATGGCGGAGCGCCTGGCGGAACTCACCAGCGCGTGAACGCCCATGAATACGCCAACATCATGCGCTCTGCGTTCACCCTTCCAATCACGCGTGAACGTCTGATAGTCTGAGCACGGCCGACGATGAGCGATCCCGACTCCAACCGCGCGAGCGACCTCCCCATGGACCTGATCAAAGAGCGAGAGAGTTTCGTGCGTTCGTTCTTGAAGAAGGGGGTGGAGTACACGGAGCACTTGCTCCAAGAGAACGCTCAGCTGCGCGAGGACTACAGTCGGATTCAAGAGGACAACGCCCGCCTCCGCGCTCAGATCGCCAGCGACGACGCCATCCGTGACCTGCTGCGCACGGTGGAGAAGCTCGAGTCCGAGCGCAAGGCGCTGCTGGCGCGCAGCTCCGAGCTCGAGGAAAAGCGTATCGAGCACCAGGGCCGCCACGATGAGATCGAGCAAGAGGTCAATGACCTCGCCAATCTCTACATCGCTAGCTACCAGCTGGGTGCGTCTCTGTCCCTGCGTCGGGTGGTCCGTCATCTCCGCGACATGTGCGGCCAGCTCGTGGGCGCTCACGGCTTCGTCATCTACGTGCTCGACGAGGGCACACGCATCGCCTATCCCATCGCCCACGAGCAGCTGGACGAGGCGTCCATCGTGCCCGTTCCCGTGGGCGTGGGCCCGGTGGGCGAGGCCTGCCTCACGGGCATCCCGCGCATCCGCGAAGACGGCGCGGCACACTTCATTCAGGGTACGCACGAAGACCCGGTCGCCGTGATTCCGTTGATCTCCGATGGCAAGCCCGTGGGCGCCATCTCCGTCATCACCTTGCTCGAACAAAAGAGCCAGTGGATGAACGTGGACCGTGAGCTCTTTCAACTCCTTGGCGCTCAGGCTGGTACCGCCTTGATCGCCGCCAACCTGTACGCCGCCTCCGCTGGGCCGATTCAAGCCCTCGCCGGGGTTCGGCAGAAGCTCGCCGCTGCTGAGGCCGCGTCCTCCGAGAGTACCGACTGAACATGTCCGAATTTTCCTGTCTAGTCGTCGAAGATTCCCCCATGATGCGTCAGCTCTTGGTGTTCGCTCTCGCGCGCATCAAGAAGCTCAAGGTCACCGAGGCCGAGGACGGCGTCGATGGCCTCCGCAAGCTGGCGGGCGGCAAGTTCGACCTGGTCATCACGGACATCAACATGCCGATCATGGACGGCCTGAAGCTCGTGAAGCGCATCCGCAGCGACGAGACCCACAAGGACGTGCCGATCATCATCATCACGACCGAGGGCTCGACCGAAGATCGGCAGCGGGCCATGGCGCTCGGCGCCAACGCCTACATCACCAAGCCCATCCAGGCGCCGCAGGTCATCGCCAAGGTCAAAGAGCTCTTGGCGGTGTAGTTCGCGGCTGGCCGCTTCCTCGGAGAACAGCTAAAACAGGGGTCATGACGGTGAATGTCGACCCCCGCTGGCTCTTCGTGAAGACCTGTCAGGACCTCCTGGGCAAGTCGAAGTCACCCGACTACTACGAGAAGCTGCGCATGGCGGGGCTGGTGAGGCACCTCATCGTGGGGCCGCGCTCCCTCCTGAGCATGGTCAACCGTGAGTCCGAGCTGCCGCTCGAGTTCTGGTTCCGTGAGCCTGGTGAGGACGCCACCGCGTGGCAGGGTCCCATGGGCTTCGACGCGTCGCGCCGCGAGCTGGCCAGCGGCGTGGTGCAGCGCACGGGCCGGGAGGCCTTCCTCGCGTCGCGCGTGGTGCACTGTCACCAGTGGTTGAGCGTGGAGCAGCTGCTCACCACGGTGGCGCATGCCTACGGGGGCTTCCTCAGCGACGTGCCGCACGGCCTCTCGCGCGAGGCTATCGTGGCTGTTGACGTGGCCATCCAGGAGGGTGGGGCGGGCCCCATCTCCATCGCGCTCCAGGAGATCACCGGCGTGGTGCTGCGCGCGCTAATCCCTCTGGCCAACCCCAGCGGAGAGCCCAAGCCGCGGGTGCGCCCGGAGCCCACGGCGGCGGCTGCTGCGGCGCCAGGCTGCCCGTTCAGCGGCAAGCTGCCCACCTGAGCGTCCCCTCGGCGATCTTGCTGGGGAGAGCGCAAACACGCTACACCCAGAGCACGATGGCTCACTCGAACACGTTTGCGAGTCGCTCGGTGCTGCGCGCCGCGGTCCAGGCGCCGCTGGGCGCGCTGCTAGCCGTGCTGCTCACCTGTGGGCTGCCCAGCGCAGCGCTCGCTCAGCAGGCCCAGCTCGCGCTCACCGCCACCAACCCTCCGGCGCAGGGGGCCGCCGTGCGGGTGGATGGCGCCGACATGGGCAACCTGCCGGTCACGCTCGAGGTCGCGCCCGGACGTCACCTCGTGCAGGTGGGACGGCGCGGGTACATCACGTTCAACCTGTGGGTGGACCTGACACCCGGCCAGGTGCTGCAGCTCCCCGTCACGCTGCGCAGCCAGGGCGGCGAGATGGGCTCCATCTTGGTGGCGGGCGACGTGTCGGGCGCGCGCGTGCTGGTGGACAGCGTGGACCGTGGCGCCACGCCGCTGGTGGTGGAGGGCCTCAGCGTGGGGTCGCACCGCGTGCGCGTGCAGCCGCGCGACGCCAGCCTCACGCCCTACGAGACCACGGTGGACGTCCGCGTGGACGAGCGCACCACGGTGCACTTCACCATGCGCCCCACCGTGACGCCGGGCAGCCTGCACGTCGCCGCCAACGTCATGTCCGCGCGGCTCTTCCTCGACGGTGACCCCCTCGGCGTCGGCGGGCGCACCATGGAGAACCTCCCGCCGGGCGAGCACATCGTCGAGGCCGAGGCCACGGGGTACCAGACGGCGCGGCAGGTGGTGCGCGTGGAGGCGGGCCGCCGCGCGGCGGTGGTGCTGGTCATGGAGCCCGTGCCGCAGGAGCCCGGCACCATCGTGGTGCGCGCCAACGTGCGTGGGCAGGTGTTCGTGAACGGGCAGGACTTCGGCCCCGCGCCCGTGGTGCTCGAGGGGGCCGAGCCCGGCAACTACGCCATCCGCGTGGTGGCGGCGGGCCACAGCGAGTTCCGCGAGGTGTGCACCGTGCGCCTGGGCGAGACCTGCACCGTGAGCGCCACCCTGATCCCCGAGCAGGTGCTGCTGCGCGTCACCAGCAACACGCGTGGCGCCTTCTTGTATCTGGACGGGGAGTACCGCGGCCCCATCCCCTTCGAGGGGCTCTTCCCCGTGGGGGCGCACCGCGTGGAGGTGCGTGCGCAGGGTCACGTCACGCACACCGAGCAGCTCATGCTGGCGCCCGGCGGGCCGCGTGACGTGGCGGTGGACCTGCGCCGTGAGGGCGCCCAGACCGTGGAAGAGGAGGTCGAGGCCGAGCACACCGCCACCGAGGTGCAGCGGGGGCTGCGCAGTCATGCTGCGTCGCTCACCACCACGCGCCACTCGTACTTCGAGATCGCCACCGGCTTCCCCTTCCTGCTCGAGGCGCGCATGGGCGGCAGCGTGCACGAGTGGCTGGACATCGGCTTTGGCCTGCGCACCTTCTTCGGTCTCACGGAGTTCGAGGCGCGCCTGAAGACGGCCTACCGCGTGCTTCCGTCGCTGTCGTTCGGTGCGCAGCTGCGCGTGGGCGGCGGCTTCGGTCCCGCGCACGACTTCCTGGATGGCGCGGTCACGCGCGAGTCACCCACCAACACGTTCCTCTTCTCGGTCGAAGCGCTGACGTCGGTGCACTTCGCGCAGGCGGGCAGCGTGACCGTGGTGGTGGGCGTCGACGCGCACTCCGACCGCTACCGCTCGGCCAGCCGGCGCGGGGCGGGGCGCTTGCGCATCGGGGGCATCGCCGAGATCGTGCTCTCGGACGCCTGGAACCTCATGGTGCGCTTCGAGGGCATCGTGGCCGGGCGCTCGCGCCCCATCATGAGCAACCTGGTGGGTGCGGAGCTGATCGACAACGACCCGCGCCTGCTCGGTCAGGTGGGCTTCACCTACAAGTTCGGGCTGCCGTCA
This region of Sandaracinaceae bacterium genomic DNA includes:
- a CDS encoding GAF domain-containing protein, which produces MSDPDSNRASDLPMDLIKERESFVRSFLKKGVEYTEHLLQENAQLREDYSRIQEDNARLRAQIASDDAIRDLLRTVEKLESERKALLARSSELEEKRIEHQGRHDEIEQEVNDLANLYIASYQLGASLSLRRVVRHLRDMCGQLVGAHGFVIYVLDEGTRIAYPIAHEQLDEASIVPVPVGVGPVGEACLTGIPRIREDGAAHFIQGTHEDPVAVIPLISDGKPVGAISVITLLEQKSQWMNVDRELFQLLGAQAGTALIAANLYAASAGPIQALAGVRQKLAAAEAASSESTD
- a CDS encoding response regulator, with the translated sequence MSEFSCLVVEDSPMMRQLLVFALARIKKLKVTEAEDGVDGLRKLAGGKFDLVITDINMPIMDGLKLVKRIRSDETHKDVPIIIITTEGSTEDRQRAMALGANAYITKPIQAPQVIAKVKELLAV
- a CDS encoding PEGA domain-containing protein — encoded protein: MAHSNTFASRSVLRAAVQAPLGALLAVLLTCGLPSAALAQQAQLALTATNPPAQGAAVRVDGADMGNLPVTLEVAPGRHLVQVGRRGYITFNLWVDLTPGQVLQLPVTLRSQGGEMGSILVAGDVSGARVLVDSVDRGATPLVVEGLSVGSHRVRVQPRDASLTPYETTVDVRVDERTTVHFTMRPTVTPGSLHVAANVMSARLFLDGDPLGVGGRTMENLPPGEHIVEAEATGYQTARQVVRVEAGRRAAVVLVMEPVPQEPGTIVVRANVRGQVFVNGQDFGPAPVVLEGAEPGNYAIRVVAAGHSEFREVCTVRLGETCTVSATLIPEQVLLRVTSNTRGAFLYLDGEYRGPIPFEGLFPVGAHRVEVRAQGHVTHTEQLMLAPGGPRDVAVDLRREGAQTVEEEVEAEHTATEVQRGLRSHAASLTTTRHSYFEIATGFPFLLEARMGGSVHEWLDIGFGLRTFFGLTEFEARLKTAYRVLPSLSFGAQLRVGGGFGPAHDFLDGAVTRESPTNTFLFSVEALTSVHFAQAGSVTVVVGVDAHSDRYRSASRRGAGRLRIGGIAEIVLSDAWNLMVRFEGIVAGRSRPIMSNLVGAELIDNDPRLLGQVGFTYKFGLPSWSRE